GAGTTTGAGCCCCGGAACACCGCTGTGGTGTTCCCCGGTTCCAGCCGTACGAGGCCCTACGCCACTTAAGAACAACAAATTGCCCACCTTGCGAGCATGTGGATAAGCCCCCACCGCTTTCGGGGCTTTACTACTATCGAATGCCTTACTCATTTTCGTAACTTTATAGCATGTCGCCCATTGCGACCGTTGCTAAAGTACAATGAATCGCATACTCTACTTCCTTTTCGTTCTATTTACTTCGTGCCGAGTCGCCGCACAAGATTCCATAGTACTGAACCGGACCACCTTGGAGGTGCGTATCGTGGCCGACGACCTCCACGTTCCATGGGAGCTTCAATGGGGGCCCGATGACCATTTGTGGTGCTCGCTGCGCAACGGATACCTCGTGCGCATACATCCTGCCGCAGGCAGTAAAGACACCCTGCTCGACCTATCGACTACCGTGTATCAGGAAGGAGAAAACGGGCTGCTCGGTTTCGCTATCGATCCGGATTGGAAATTCGGCACTCAGTATGTTTACGTCGCCTACACCGTTCCGGCTCCAACGCCAAACGACCCGTACGGTGCGCACTTCTACGCGGCCAAGTACCAATACCTCGATTCTACCCTTCAAGCTCCTCAAACCCTGGCCGGACCTATTCCCGCGTGGTT
This window of the Flavobacteriales bacterium genome carries:
- a CDS encoding PQQ-dependent sugar dehydrogenase; the encoded protein is MNRILYFLFVLFTSCRVAAQDSIVLNRTTLEVRIVADDLHVPWELQWGPDDHLWCSLRNGYLVRIHPAAGSKDTLLDLSTTVYQEGENGLLGFAIDPDWKFGTQYVYVAYTVPAPTPNDPYGAHFYAAKYQYLDSTLQAPQTLAGPIPAWLIHSGSRLMFLPDKSLLITVGDANRLDAPLSLDSLNGKILRLWRDGSIPPNNPYPNSPVYTYGHRNPQGLVRLPDGRIFSSEHGPDSDDELNALFKGRCWGWPLIEGFCDTPEELDTCSQIWAHNPEIA